A window of the Dyadobacter pollutisoli genome harbors these coding sequences:
- a CDS encoding 3-keto-disaccharide hydrolase, whose translation MKKLLLTAVSLASAFAAHAQLQPAKQTPESSESWSPVPRVVTPGKITPALSGFTAPSDAIVLFDGKNLDAWVSGKDGKSAAPWTVGDNAITVAPKSGDIQTKQTFGDYQLHIEWRTPAKVEGSSQGRGNSGIFMQGVYELQVLDSYNNPTYSNGQAGSIYKQTMPLVNASVGPGEWQVYDVMYTAPHFNKDGQMTHPPYITVIHNGVLVQNHTAIQGTTPYVGQPVIEPHGKGPIKLQDHNNTTSFRNIWIREL comes from the coding sequence ATGAAAAAATTACTTCTTACCGCGGTCAGCCTTGCATCGGCTTTTGCTGCACATGCCCAATTGCAACCCGCTAAGCAAACGCCCGAATCCAGCGAATCATGGAGCCCGGTCCCTCGTGTTGTGACGCCCGGTAAAATCACTCCTGCCCTTTCCGGTTTTACTGCCCCTTCCGATGCTATCGTGCTATTTGATGGTAAAAACCTGGACGCCTGGGTTTCCGGTAAAGATGGAAAATCGGCTGCTCCATGGACGGTTGGTGACAATGCGATCACGGTTGCGCCGAAATCAGGGGACATCCAAACTAAGCAGACTTTCGGTGATTATCAGCTTCACATCGAATGGCGTACTCCTGCGAAAGTGGAGGGTAGCAGCCAGGGACGTGGTAACAGTGGTATCTTCATGCAGGGTGTCTACGAATTACAGGTACTAGACAGCTATAACAACCCAACTTATTCGAATGGTCAGGCAGGTTCTATTTACAAACAAACCATGCCTTTGGTAAATGCTTCAGTAGGCCCGGGAGAGTGGCAGGTTTATGACGTTATGTACACTGCGCCTCACTTCAATAAAGATGGCCAAATGACACATCCGCCATACATTACGGTGATACACAATGGCGTGCTGGTTCAAAACCATACCGCAATCCAGGGGACAACTCCTTATGTAGGCCAGCCGGTAATCGAGCCTCATGGAAAAGGCCCGATCAAATTGCAGGACCACAACAATACAACCAGTTTCAGAAACATCTGGATCCGCGAATTGTAA
- a CDS encoding family 16 glycoside hydrolase, whose amino-acid sequence MQSAYAQQPIPLNDLSAFTTKSDNWKIVGNASADISKENVLITTPGKGVLACTHEKGKYGNQYELISNFKHGDLDIELDFMLTKGSNSGIYLQGNYEVQLFDSWGKKSAKYNDNGGIYERWNDSKPEGEKGYEGYAPRFNVAKAPGLWQNIKISYQAPRFDANGKKVSNAVFLSIVLNGVTIHENVEVSGPTRGSLTADDVAMGPIRIQGDHGSLAIKNIVINNFDKKPGTLSELTYKTYYGGLSETEDLSKLTPAETGKSEALSWEILKENNNYSYLYTGRYNAPTAGDYNFKLQASGNSYLKIDGKFVIDAQWKTNNDFRQGTAKLTAGDHTIEIFNNKRDGWMRPALGLWVSGPGFREVAYHTKSSAIAGGSNDPILISAGTNTITRSFMDFKKDPKSKGQRVVHAVSVGSPTNLHYTYDLDKGTVLQVWRGEFLDATPMWHDRGDGSSRPRGSVTLLGDDMILGKSGKAKWEGDTTGSGYRPKGYVLDDQDVPTFQYQAFGSAVTDYISVVNNQYFERIIKVNNPAKDLVARLADGSSIEKISDGLYAVDNKSYYIQLADKSVKPEIRSANGLQELLVPVTNGEVKYSILF is encoded by the coding sequence ATGCAATCTGCTTATGCCCAGCAGCCCATCCCTCTTAACGACCTTAGTGCATTTACTACGAAATCCGACAATTGGAAAATCGTAGGAAATGCGTCTGCCGACATTTCGAAGGAAAATGTGCTGATCACTACGCCTGGAAAAGGTGTACTGGCATGCACCCACGAAAAAGGCAAGTATGGCAACCAGTATGAGCTGATCTCCAATTTCAAACACGGCGATCTGGACATTGAACTGGATTTCATGCTTACCAAAGGCTCGAACTCAGGTATTTATTTGCAAGGAAATTATGAGGTACAGCTTTTCGACAGTTGGGGTAAAAAATCTGCCAAGTACAATGACAATGGTGGAATTTACGAACGTTGGAATGACTCTAAACCCGAGGGCGAAAAAGGCTACGAAGGTTATGCGCCACGTTTCAATGTAGCGAAAGCGCCGGGTTTGTGGCAAAATATCAAGATCTCTTACCAGGCTCCCCGTTTTGACGCTAATGGTAAAAAGGTTTCCAATGCAGTATTCCTATCTATTGTCCTGAATGGCGTAACCATTCATGAAAATGTGGAAGTGAGCGGCCCTACCCGTGGATCATTAACTGCGGACGACGTGGCAATGGGCCCGATCCGTATCCAGGGTGACCACGGTTCTCTGGCGATCAAAAACATTGTGATCAACAATTTTGATAAAAAACCAGGTACGCTGTCGGAGCTTACCTACAAAACATATTACGGCGGTTTGAGCGAAACCGAAGACCTGTCCAAACTTACTCCTGCTGAAACCGGCAAATCGGAAGCATTGAGCTGGGAGATCCTGAAAGAAAACAACAACTACTCCTACCTTTATACAGGCCGATACAATGCGCCTACCGCAGGAGATTATAATTTCAAATTGCAGGCTTCGGGGAATTCTTACCTGAAAATCGATGGCAAATTCGTCATTGATGCGCAATGGAAAACCAACAACGATTTCCGCCAGGGAACCGCTAAGCTTACAGCTGGCGACCATACCATTGAAATATTCAACAATAAAAGAGATGGCTGGATGCGTCCGGCATTAGGCCTTTGGGTAAGTGGCCCGGGATTCCGTGAAGTGGCTTACCATACCAAAAGCTCTGCCATTGCAGGCGGATCCAATGATCCTATCCTGATTTCTGCCGGTACCAATACCATTACCCGCAGTTTCATGGATTTCAAAAAAGACCCCAAATCCAAAGGACAACGTGTAGTGCATGCAGTTTCAGTAGGCAGCCCTACCAACCTGCATTATACTTATGACCTGGACAAAGGAACGGTATTGCAGGTTTGGCGCGGGGAGTTCCTGGACGCTACCCCCATGTGGCATGATCGCGGCGATGGCTCGTCACGTCCGAGAGGAAGTGTGACATTGCTAGGCGATGATATGATCCTTGGCAAATCAGGAAAAGCGAAATGGGAAGGAGATACTACCGGAAGCGGCTACCGCCCGAAAGGTTATGTATTGGACGATCAGGATGTTCCTACTTTCCAATACCAGGCATTTGGCTCAGCTGTAACGGATTACATTTCTGTTGTGAACAATCAGTATTTCGAACGCATCATTAAAGTAAATAATCCTGCGAAAGACCTGGTTGCGAGACTGGCGGATGGTTCTTCAATCGAAAAAATTTCCGATGGCCTGTACGCGGTGGACAACAAGTCCTACTACATTCAGCTGGCTGATAAAAGTGTTAAACCTGAAATCAGAAGCGCTAACGGTTTGCAGGAACTACTGGTTCCGGTGACCAATGGTGAAGTTAAGTATTCGATCTTGTTCTGA
- a CDS encoding c-type cytochrome has protein sequence MKKIAHIAFALLATLTMLKAQESPKEEDFYKIITPPIPEGIILEVGGLTTLPNGSLAISTRRGEVWIVDNPTSRTPYFRKFATGLHEILGLAYKEGALYCAQRGELTKLVDKNGDGKADVYETVYAWPLSGHYHEYSFGPKLAPDGSFFVSGNVAFGDEEWWRGESRVPGRGWIFHITNDGKYEPYATGVRSPAGISMLNGELFYTDNQGDWMGTGGIFQVKKGGFMGHPAGLKWAGLPNSPVKLTEKQFFAERDNRQHKDAQGRAIKPENTGNEAPQFLYQLKEKYDMVQLPAVWLPYGVHGVSTSELIMDNTKGDFGPFTGQVFVGDQGQSNIMRVVLEKVKGEYQGASIGFRSGFQSGVLRMAFDKDGSMFVGETNRGWGSAGDANQGLQRLVWNGKMPFEMYTVKAQPDGFEIEFTMPVDRKSAEDLDSYKVSSYLYKHYPVYGSPPINTEEVKITGVKVSDDNKKVRIVLDNMRQYYVHKIQLEGVRAATNSWSLVHTDAYYTLNNIPDGEKLKVSELKTTRSGSTSSASASASTTKAVEKEHVSPDGKGKPAAAKAGITKAPTFDEIKPLLQKNTCLACHAADKKVVGPSYADVAKRKYTNEQIVNLIYNPKPENWPDYATPMAPMPQVPKVDAVKIAAWINSLGK, from the coding sequence ATGAAAAAAATTGCTCACATAGCATTTGCTCTTTTGGCAACGCTCACGATGCTGAAAGCACAGGAGTCTCCGAAAGAAGAAGATTTTTACAAGATCATCACTCCGCCGATCCCGGAAGGAATTATACTGGAAGTGGGTGGATTGACTACCCTGCCAAATGGTTCCCTCGCTATTTCTACACGCCGCGGAGAGGTTTGGATCGTCGATAACCCTACCAGCCGTACGCCTTATTTCAGAAAGTTCGCGACAGGCTTGCACGAGATCCTGGGCCTCGCTTACAAGGAAGGTGCATTGTATTGCGCACAACGCGGAGAGCTTACCAAGCTGGTCGACAAGAATGGCGACGGTAAAGCAGATGTTTACGAGACTGTATACGCTTGGCCATTGTCAGGACATTACCACGAGTATTCTTTCGGTCCTAAACTGGCACCGGACGGAAGCTTTTTTGTCAGTGGTAACGTAGCTTTTGGTGATGAAGAATGGTGGAGAGGCGAAAGCCGTGTACCAGGCCGTGGCTGGATTTTCCACATTACCAATGACGGAAAGTACGAACCATACGCAACGGGAGTTCGCTCCCCGGCTGGCATCAGCATGCTGAATGGCGAGCTGTTTTACACGGACAACCAAGGTGACTGGATGGGTACAGGTGGTATTTTCCAGGTTAAAAAAGGAGGTTTTATGGGCCACCCGGCTGGTTTGAAATGGGCAGGGCTTCCAAACTCTCCTGTTAAGCTGACTGAAAAACAATTCTTCGCTGAGCGTGATAACCGCCAGCACAAAGACGCACAAGGTCGGGCGATCAAGCCAGAAAACACTGGTAATGAGGCCCCGCAGTTCTTGTATCAGCTAAAAGAAAAGTACGATATGGTACAATTGCCAGCTGTTTGGCTCCCATATGGTGTTCACGGAGTATCTACTTCTGAGCTGATCATGGATAATACAAAAGGCGATTTCGGACCATTTACAGGGCAGGTTTTCGTAGGAGACCAGGGACAAAGCAACATTATGCGTGTGGTTTTGGAAAAAGTAAAGGGTGAATACCAGGGAGCCAGCATTGGTTTCCGTAGCGGTTTCCAGTCCGGAGTATTGCGTATGGCGTTTGACAAAGACGGTTCCATGTTCGTAGGTGAGACTAACCGCGGATGGGGATCGGCCGGAGATGCCAACCAGGGCTTGCAGCGTTTGGTATGGAATGGTAAAATGCCTTTCGAAATGTACACCGTGAAAGCACAGCCTGACGGTTTCGAAATTGAATTCACCATGCCTGTTGACCGTAAATCTGCCGAGGATCTGGATTCTTACAAAGTAAGCAGCTACCTCTACAAGCATTATCCTGTATATGGAAGTCCTCCGATCAATACCGAAGAGGTAAAAATAACGGGCGTGAAAGTTTCTGACGACAATAAAAAAGTGCGCATCGTATTGGATAACATGCGTCAGTATTATGTGCACAAGATCCAGCTGGAGGGCGTTCGCGCTGCTACTAACAGCTGGTCACTGGTTCACACGGATGCTTACTATACATTGAACAATATTCCTGACGGCGAAAAACTGAAAGTTTCGGAATTGAAAACCACGCGTTCAGGCTCGACTAGCTCTGCAAGTGCTTCTGCTTCGACAACCAAAGCTGTTGAAAAAGAGCACGTATCTCCGGATGGAAAAGGTAAACCAGCGGCTGCCAAAGCTGGCATTACGAAAGCACCAACCTTCGACGAGATCAAACCTCTTTTACAGAAAAACACCTGTCTGGCCTGCCATGCTGCTGACAAAAAAGTAGTTGGGCCGAGCTATGCGGACGTTGCTAAACGTAAGTATACCAACGAGCAAATCGTGAACCTGATCTACAATCCTAAGCCTGAAAACTGGCCGGATTACGCGACTCCAATGGCACCGATGCCTCAGGTTCCTAAGGTAGATGCAGTTAAAATTGCTGCATGGATCAATTCATTAGGCAAATAA
- a CDS encoding hybrid sensor histidine kinase/response regulator — MSALRDLFLFKSVKGKVLLGFFIASLALGASWMITRLAFTNMLNKLEVLSTPNDKLRLVNKIFKNILQLDHLQNAGTLKGEEKDDQVLAQSAELIATLDSLSAMSYGDPMQMIRIDSMKQLLKQREKIYGSYVKVRSKLVNNKDLEDEVKEISGLITTKLKPDSTVVKTEKRTTTTTVYTELPDTAQKAAEKKGFFNRVFGGGSKKNKKAPLPEPAKVVQKQEVNIQVDTITVAQEDSTIERVGEAVHAIEKSQKIRTTSFIDREQELASAGNSLVQQLLDVMQKVEREVLRESNKESSLTKNIVAKSINGLEWVMLGFFFVIALLSYLIFADITKSNEYRSQLEEAKEEAEYHSMAKQRFLSNMSHEIRTPLQSIIGYTEALKKDEKPRKQDLETLHSASEHLLYLVNEVLDYSRIISDRFTFENRVFAISPLLNEVIQVLRPTALSKGLILRLENSLSPNLYLNGDPFRLRQILYNLLTNAIKFTETGEVVLKASGIEAGSQVNTEFQVSDTGIGLSKEQMQRVFNQFEQADPSISRRYGGTGLGLSIVKALVEGLAGTVNVKSTPGQGTTFFVHASMRKAETLEMTEETPEKNYNITGKVWLVDDDAFILKWCSSVLELNGIPHTSFSSAEEVLNRPWDNQVKFVLTDMRMSGMNGAELCKRLRRSTPEDVKFFVLTAQALPEERENLLSLGFDGYLMKPFHSTELLELLENYSPSEPQKPIERTEFDFSMLNEMTFGDEGMIREILDQFVKDSRNDIEALHINIETRELEKVQEIMHRMAGRTGQIGARELSARFRALEIALREDSSRVSVAEMKDVVASAVSVIEQVGERALSYSM; from the coding sequence ATGTCAGCTTTACGCGACCTGTTTTTATTTAAGTCTGTCAAGGGAAAAGTCCTGCTGGGCTTCTTCATCGCTTCGTTGGCACTTGGGGCATCCTGGATGATCACCCGGCTTGCTTTTACGAATATGCTGAATAAGCTGGAAGTACTCTCCACGCCGAATGACAAGCTCAGGCTCGTTAATAAAATCTTCAAAAACATTCTGCAGCTCGATCATTTACAGAATGCCGGAACATTGAAAGGCGAAGAAAAAGACGACCAGGTACTAGCTCAGTCCGCAGAGTTGATAGCCACACTCGACTCCCTGAGTGCTATGAGTTATGGTGACCCAATGCAAATGATTCGTATCGACTCCATGAAGCAGTTGCTGAAACAACGCGAAAAGATTTACGGAAGCTATGTCAAAGTGCGCTCCAAACTGGTCAATAACAAGGATTTAGAAGATGAAGTTAAAGAAATCTCCGGCCTGATCACCACCAAGTTAAAGCCGGACAGCACGGTGGTCAAAACTGAAAAGAGAACGACTACTACCACCGTTTACACCGAGCTTCCTGATACTGCCCAAAAAGCAGCAGAGAAGAAAGGCTTTTTCAACAGGGTGTTTGGCGGAGGCTCAAAGAAAAACAAAAAGGCCCCATTGCCTGAACCTGCTAAGGTAGTGCAAAAGCAGGAGGTGAATATACAGGTCGATACGATCACCGTTGCGCAGGAAGACAGCACCATTGAACGGGTCGGCGAGGCGGTACATGCCATTGAGAAATCACAAAAAATAAGGACGACTAGTTTCATAGATCGCGAACAGGAGCTAGCATCAGCAGGCAATTCACTGGTACAGCAACTGTTGGACGTGATGCAGAAGGTAGAAAGAGAGGTTCTGAGAGAGTCTAACAAAGAAAGTTCTCTTACTAAAAACATTGTTGCGAAAAGCATCAACGGACTTGAATGGGTTATGCTAGGGTTCTTTTTCGTGATAGCCCTCTTGTCCTATCTCATATTCGCAGACATTACTAAAAGCAATGAATACCGCAGTCAACTTGAAGAAGCCAAAGAGGAAGCTGAGTATCATAGTATGGCCAAACAGCGGTTTCTGTCCAACATGAGCCACGAGATCAGGACACCGCTGCAATCGATCATTGGCTATACGGAGGCATTGAAAAAAGATGAAAAGCCGCGAAAGCAAGACCTTGAAACACTACATTCCGCCTCGGAACACTTGCTATACCTTGTAAACGAGGTACTGGATTACAGCCGGATCATTTCCGATCGCTTTACATTTGAAAACCGTGTCTTTGCAATTAGTCCGCTGCTGAATGAAGTAATTCAGGTGTTACGCCCCACTGCACTTTCAAAAGGGCTGATATTGCGCCTGGAAAATTCATTATCTCCCAATTTGTATCTCAATGGTGATCCTTTCAGGCTGCGGCAAATTCTCTATAATCTGCTGACCAATGCTATTAAATTCACCGAAACGGGGGAAGTTGTGCTCAAAGCAAGTGGTATCGAGGCCGGCAGCCAGGTTAACACGGAGTTTCAGGTTTCGGACACCGGTATTGGTCTTTCAAAAGAGCAGATGCAGCGTGTTTTTAATCAGTTTGAGCAGGCCGACCCTTCTATCTCGCGCCGGTATGGTGGTACTGGTCTGGGACTCAGCATTGTAAAAGCATTGGTCGAAGGCTTGGCCGGTACTGTCAATGTAAAAAGTACGCCGGGTCAAGGCACGACTTTTTTTGTGCACGCCAGCATGAGAAAAGCTGAAACACTGGAAATGACAGAAGAAACACCAGAAAAGAATTATAACATCACCGGAAAGGTCTGGCTGGTTGATGATGATGCTTTTATATTGAAATGGTGCTCATCCGTTCTCGAATTGAACGGCATTCCACACACTTCGTTCTCCTCGGCCGAGGAGGTATTAAACAGGCCTTGGGATAATCAGGTAAAATTTGTCCTGACCGACATGCGAATGTCAGGTATGAATGGCGCTGAACTGTGCAAGCGGCTTCGCAGGTCCACTCCCGAGGATGTCAAATTCTTCGTATTGACCGCCCAGGCACTACCCGAAGAGCGGGAAAACCTGCTCAGCCTTGGTTTTGACGGCTATCTGATGAAACCGTTCCACTCGACTGAGTTACTGGAATTGCTCGAAAATTATTCGCCCTCAGAGCCGCAAAAGCCGATAGAACGTACCGAGTTTGACTTCTCCATGCTGAATGAAATGACATTCGGGGACGAGGGAATGATCAGGGAGATCCTTGACCAGTTTGTCAAAGATTCGCGCAATGATATCGAAGCTTTGCACATTAACATTGAAACCCGGGAGTTGGAAAAAGTGCAGGAAATCATGCACAGAATGGCCGGGAGAACCGGCCAGATAGGTGCCAGAGAACTTTCTGCACGGTTCCGTGCATTGGAGATCGCATTGCGTGAGGATTCCTCCCGGGTATCTGTCGCCGAAATGAAAGACGTCGTGGCGAGCGCGGTGTCGGTCATCGAACAGGTTGGCGAACGAGCGCTTTCCTATTCGATGTGA
- a CDS encoding sigma-54-dependent transcriptional regulator: MAHLLLVEDDTTFSKLLSNFLGKHGHQVKVCSNIKEAREAIANGDEDGPYEVLMLDYRLPDGNSVDFLKALRSEGNRTAAFIMTSFHDVRTAVTAMQIGAFDYITKPVNPEELLMVLGEALNKGEVTGVKAVPKAKAAVKTERSGLEYIEGKSKISKQLYEYVRLVSPTDMSVIIQGESGTGKEHVAKSIHKLSKRGKGPFVAIDCGSLSKDLAASELFGHKKGAFTGALQDKMGQFEAADGGTLFLDEIGNLGYDVQIKLLRALQERIIVPIGATQQVKVDVRLIAATNEDLMTSAANGDFREDLYHRLNEFKIEVPPLRKRGEDLGIFIQHFVDKANQELGRNVRELSKEVMDVFQKYDWPGNLRELNNVIKRLVLLSKEEVATLSALPAEMITAMEDQQKPAAGSDLKALQETHEKEMIERVLQEVRYNKSKAAKLLNIDRKTLYYKIEKYHIE; encoded by the coding sequence ATGGCTCACCTGCTCCTCGTAGAAGACGATACTACATTTTCGAAACTGCTTAGTAATTTTCTTGGTAAGCATGGTCACCAGGTTAAGGTTTGCTCAAATATTAAAGAAGCCCGCGAAGCCATCGCAAATGGCGACGAAGATGGCCCGTATGAAGTGCTGATGCTGGATTACAGACTGCCCGACGGGAATTCGGTCGATTTTCTGAAAGCGTTGAGGAGTGAAGGAAACCGCACAGCTGCTTTTATCATGACGAGTTTTCATGATGTGAGAACAGCTGTAACGGCCATGCAAATAGGCGCGTTTGACTACATTACGAAGCCCGTTAATCCCGAAGAGCTATTGATGGTACTGGGAGAAGCGCTGAATAAAGGCGAAGTGACTGGTGTAAAAGCGGTACCCAAAGCGAAAGCGGCAGTGAAGACCGAAAGATCTGGATTAGAATATATTGAAGGGAAAAGCAAAATTTCCAAGCAGCTTTATGAATATGTGAGGCTGGTGTCGCCTACGGATATGTCCGTTATCATTCAGGGCGAAAGTGGTACAGGTAAAGAGCATGTAGCCAAATCCATCCATAAACTGAGTAAACGTGGTAAGGGACCGTTCGTCGCGATTGACTGTGGTTCGCTATCCAAAGACCTCGCTGCCAGTGAGCTTTTTGGCCACAAAAAAGGAGCATTCACAGGTGCCTTGCAGGATAAAATGGGTCAGTTTGAAGCTGCTGACGGAGGTACATTGTTTCTCGACGAGATCGGGAATTTAGGCTATGACGTACAAATCAAGCTGCTGCGTGCATTGCAGGAAAGGATTATCGTCCCTATCGGAGCAACCCAGCAAGTGAAGGTGGATGTCCGCCTGATCGCCGCTACCAATGAGGATCTGATGACCAGCGCTGCCAATGGTGATTTCAGAGAAGATTTATATCACAGGTTGAATGAATTTAAAATAGAGGTGCCTCCACTTCGCAAAAGAGGGGAAGATCTGGGCATTTTTATTCAACATTTTGTGGACAAAGCAAATCAGGAACTGGGAAGGAATGTCCGTGAGCTCTCCAAAGAAGTAATGGACGTATTCCAAAAATACGACTGGCCGGGTAACCTTCGTGAATTGAACAATGTGATCAAGAGACTGGTACTGCTTTCGAAAGAGGAGGTAGCTACATTGAGCGCCCTCCCGGCTGAAATGATCACCGCCATGGAAGATCAGCAGAAGCCGGCAGCAGGTTCGGACCTGAAAGCTTTACAGGAAACGCACGAAAAAGAAATGATCGAAAGGGTATTGCAGGAAGTACGCTATAATAAAAGCAAAGCCGCAAAACTGCTTAATATCGACAGAAAGACACTTTATTATAAAATTGAAAAGTATCACATCGAATAG
- a CDS encoding ferritin-like domain-containing protein produces MKSKNSGKEEGEITSVVNRRLFLRSAGLATSLGTIVLGAACSDDDPDPMIPGTGDAVDLGSGDIGVLNYAYALEQLEAAFYTQVVATPYTGITDAEKAILTDIRDHEVVHRDFFKAALGDKAIKGLTPNFAAIDFTKRDAVLGAAKLFEDTGVAAYNGAGKLIKDPGYLLLAGKIVSVEARHAAVIRDLINPKSADFAGDDIINGDGFDKAIAPADILTAVKGYVKDTITGANVGK; encoded by the coding sequence ATGAAATCAAAAAACTCCGGAAAGGAAGAAGGGGAAATCACGTCAGTAGTGAACAGACGTTTGTTTTTACGCTCTGCCGGACTAGCCACTTCATTGGGTACTATTGTGTTGGGTGCGGCGTGCAGTGATGACGATCCTGATCCAATGATTCCCGGAACAGGTGACGCAGTAGATCTTGGCTCAGGTGATATTGGTGTATTAAACTATGCATACGCTCTTGAACAATTAGAAGCAGCATTCTACACACAAGTCGTTGCAACGCCTTACACAGGCATTACCGACGCTGAAAAAGCAATTCTTACAGACATTCGTGACCACGAAGTTGTTCACCGCGATTTTTTCAAAGCCGCGCTGGGCGATAAGGCGATCAAAGGACTTACTCCCAATTTCGCTGCCATTGATTTTACAAAAAGAGACGCTGTACTTGGCGCTGCCAAATTATTTGAAGATACCGGAGTTGCTGCCTATAACGGTGCCGGTAAGTTGATCAAAGACCCTGGTTACCTACTTCTTGCAGGTAAAATCGTATCCGTTGAAGCCCGTCACGCAGCTGTTATCCGCGATCTTATCAATCCAAAATCAGCTGATTTCGCTGGTGATGACATTATCAACGGGGACGGATTTGACAAGGCGATTGCGCCCGCAGACATCCTTACAGCTGTAAAAGGTTACGTGAAGGATACCATCACAGGTGCGAACGTAGGTAAATAA
- a CDS encoding ferritin-like domain-containing protein produces MDIFKIIDEFQKIDGDVAGRLEYATRRHFMSKIGSKLAAVAVPTAFASIVNKAYAQSAKAIDVLNYALTLEYLEDEFYKAGNAAAGLIPASDKAIFTQIGKHETQHVAFLVKALGAKAIAKPTFDFKYGGAFGDVFTNYKTFVTVSSALEDTGVRAYKGQAGELLADPQILEYALQVHSVEARHAAVVRRLAATVTSNPAMKGWITGKEGAVPAIYVGEDNMTQGGKDLKGLASKSDAAITEAFDEPLTKEAVLAIAGPFITK; encoded by the coding sequence ATGGATATTTTCAAAATAATAGATGAGTTTCAAAAAATCGACGGGGATGTAGCAGGTCGTCTTGAATATGCTACGCGTCGCCATTTTATGAGCAAAATCGGAAGCAAGCTTGCTGCTGTTGCAGTTCCTACGGCCTTCGCTTCCATCGTGAACAAGGCATATGCACAGTCGGCCAAAGCTATTGACGTACTTAACTATGCATTGACGCTGGAATACCTGGAAGACGAATTTTACAAAGCTGGTAATGCAGCTGCGGGCCTGATCCCGGCGTCTGATAAAGCGATTTTTACTCAGATCGGTAAGCACGAAACACAGCACGTTGCATTTCTTGTAAAGGCTTTGGGAGCCAAAGCGATTGCTAAACCCACATTTGATTTCAAATATGGCGGTGCATTTGGTGATGTATTCACCAACTACAAAACTTTTGTAACTGTTTCGAGCGCGTTGGAAGACACCGGTGTACGTGCCTACAAAGGTCAGGCTGGCGAACTACTGGCTGATCCGCAAATCCTTGAATATGCATTGCAGGTACACTCTGTTGAAGCACGGCACGCGGCAGTGGTTCGCAGGCTGGCCGCAACGGTTACCAGCAACCCTGCGATGAAAGGCTGGATTACCGGAAAAGAAGGAGCTGTTCCCGCGATCTACGTGGGTGAAGACAATATGACCCAGGGTGGCAAGGATCTGAAAGGACTTGCATCCAAATCTGATGCTGCTATTACAGAGGCATTTGACGAGCCGTTAACGAAGGAAGCGGTTCTTGCGATTGCAGGACCATTCATAACGAAATAA